In Cryptomeria japonica chromosome 5, Sugi_1.0, whole genome shotgun sequence, the genomic window CAACTTCAAGTTAAGCAGTTTTAATAACCCAATTTTGTATTTTGGCAATGATTGACAGCTCACAAGTACTCGAACATAAAAATTATTGTGAACAAGGctaaaaccatttttttttaaatgatgaaccCATTTCAGCTATCACACAGAGAATACAAAAAAGTTGCTGGACATCTGCCAGCAACTCCAGTAAAGTCTTTGCATATTACACTTGTAATAGGAGTAGTGTTATACAAATGGATCTTGTATGATAATCAGCCATACAAGTTACAGGAGTTTTTATTTACTTTTTCTAAGTGAGATCTGTAAGAAAACCAGCAGTTAAGTGCCAGATGAATACTTAGCCTTGTAGTCCTTCCAGAGCTGATCAACAGATTTCCCTGTGAGAGCATTAAAGTATCCAAGGTCCCATCCAGACGCCAACTTAGCGTTCATCTTGGCAACAAAGCCAGGCCTAATGCTCTCACAGTACTGCAAGAAATATGCCGTAACCTCATAGCCATGGTCCCATCTATCTCCACTTCCGGGCTTAACCCAGTGAGAAGGTGCCAACCCAGCAGTGAGCCGAACATAATCTGCAAACCCTTCGATGAGCCCACCTGGTGCATTTCCATGCCCGTCCCACTGCCACACGCGTGTCATCTCATGGTACATAACTCCTCTTATTTCTGCCTTCACGTCTTTCGTGTAGTCTGCAACATATTCTGCGCTAAAGTGGATTTCATCTCCATTCGTATACGCTATTCCGTTCATGCTTTCCACAATCAGAGAAACTGTATTCACCTTCTTCCTACTTGCAGGTGATTGCTGACGGAAGGTTTTCCAGATAAATTTAGTGGAGGAGTTCATTATTTCCAGTGCTCCCCCCTTGCCGATCTCTTTATCAAATCGATCACCACCTGAAGTTCCTTGCGCAGAATTGGTGAATTCGAATGCGAATTCGAATGCAACTGCTTCAGCACTGTGCTCAATTAATAATGTGACGCCCAGCAGGACGACCATGAAACGAAACAGTGCAGCCGAGGGAGCGGCCATTTTTGCAAATTCACTAAAATTTGTAAGAGCGCAAGAAAAATTATTATAACAAGATTATATTACCGATAAGGGGTGAAGTGGAAATTATATAGGGCTGTGCTTGTGAGCACAAACTTTTTCCTCAGATTGGATATACTGATGTAAATCCAAGTCAAAGCCTTTTATGGAATGGCCGTTGCAGTTCGGGCGCACTAGCCACCTTATCAGTGGAAATATTAATCAGATTCCATTACTTTAAATCGCTATCACCAAAATTGTGGATTAATGTGCACTTTTAAAAATCTAATTTAATCTCACAGTCTACAcccttttcttcatgtttttgTCTGGACTCTACTTTCCACATCGCTGCATGTTATCCACTTCAGAGTTCAAATTAATCTGGAAGTATACGAA contains:
- the LOC131875600 gene encoding uncharacterized protein LOC131875600, with translation MAAPSAALFRFMVVLLGVTLLIEHSAEAVAFEFAFEFTNSAQGTSGGDRFDKEIGKGGALEIMNSSTKFIWKTFRQQSPASRKKVNTVSLIVESMNGIAYTNGDEIHFSAEYVADYTKDVKAEIRGVMYHEMTRVWQWDGHGNAPGGLIEGFADYVRLTAGLAPSHWVKPGSGDRWDHGYEVTAYFLQYCESIRPGFVAKMNAKLASGWDLGYFNALTGKSVDQLWKDYKAKYSSGT